One part of the Neoarius graeffei isolate fNeoGra1 chromosome 2, fNeoGra1.pri, whole genome shotgun sequence genome encodes these proteins:
- the hprt1l gene encoding hypoxanthine phosphoribosyltransferase 1, like: MASSYLQIDDEDKGYALSLFCVPKHYEEDLDSVLIPNGLIKDRTERLARDIVRDMGAQHIVALCVLKGGYTFFADLMDYIKALNRNSDRSVPLTVDFIRLKSYCNDQSTNCVKVIGGDELTTLTGKNVLVVEDIIETGKTMETLLMLLNECQPKMVKVASLLVKRTPRSSGYRPDYFGFEVPDKFLVGYALDYNEYFRDLNHICILSDQAKEKYKV; encoded by the exons atAGATGATGAGGATAAGGGGTATGCACTGAGCCTCTTTTGTGTACCCAAACACTACGAAGAAGACTTGGACAGTGTTCTCATTCCCAATGGTCTCATAAAGGACAG GACTGAGCGCTTGGCCAGAGATATTGTTCGTGATATGGGAGCGCAACATATTGTGGCCCTGTGCGTACTGAAAGGAGGGTATACATTCTTTGCAGACCTGATGGATTACATTAAGGCATTGAATCGGAACAGCGACAGATCTGTGCCGCTGACTGTAGATTTCATTAGGCTGAAGAGCTACTGT AATGACCAGTCGACAAACTGTGTAAAGGTTATTGGAGGGGACGAATTAACGACTCTCACTGGAAAG AATGTGCTTGTGGTCGAG GATATTATAGAGACCGGGAAGACAATGGAAACTCTGCTGATGTTATTAAATGAATGTCAGCCCAAGATGGTCAAAGTGGCCAG CCTACTTGTGAAAAGGACCCCAAGAAGCTCAGGATACCGTCCTGATT ACTTTGGTTTTGAGGTTCCTGATAAATTCCTGGTGGGATATGCTCTAGACTACAATGAATACTTCAGGGATTTGAAT CACATCTGTATACTAAGTGACCAGGCAAAAGAAAAGTACAAAGTATGA